One Spinacia oleracea cultivar Varoflay chromosome 4, BTI_SOV_V1, whole genome shotgun sequence DNA segment encodes these proteins:
- the LOC110794266 gene encoding sodium/calcium exchanger NCL — MKLTTYAPIFSLLILLIAAVSAARDPVSGGIHDAGSSYLRLPSFKSLFTDETCEQSYGFLPCTTTGLGNSFLILVYGYLMYTAATYLSNGSELLLEILGPGIIGGLFLPILGALPDAMLILVSGLSGSPETAQDQVAVGMGLLAGSTVMLLTVIWGSCVLIGKCDIENKRAIDGKDTKGFSLSGSGVSTDIWTSYAARIMVISVVPFLVVQLPQALDSSSGRHLAVLIGLILSVVMLISYCLYQVFQPWIQVRKLAYVKHKRVMTGFLKHLKKHALGRLCKPDGNLDMDVVDKVFKQIDRDGDNYLSKGELGAFVVGMQFEGVNPSKDEEDIAQKLMQEFDVERPDDRIDQEEFTKGISKLLNAVRGDKVSHHTADTLKYLDDFEEEAEKEHFLLGDEGDEGGEEVENPKATTIKAILFLVLGTIIAGVFADPLVDAVDNFSNATSIPSFFISFIALPLATNSSEAVSAIIFASRKKKRSASLTFSELYGAATMNNILCLSVFLALVYVRGLSWNFSAEVLVIFLVCVIMGAIASFRTTFPIWICFVAFLLYPLSLVLVYVLDYIFGWA; from the exons ATGAAACTCACCACCTACgcccccattttctctctcctcatcctCCTCATCGCCGCCGTCTCCGCCGCCCGTGATCCTGTTTCCGGTGGAATTCACGATGCGGGTTCCTCTTATCTTCGACTCCCATCCTTTAAATCACTGTTTACGGATGAGACATGCGAGCAAAGTTATGGGTTTTTGCCCTGCACTACAACTGGGTTGGGGAATTCTTTCTTGATTCTAGTTTATGGTTATTTGATGTATACTGCTGCTACTTATTTGTCAAATGGGAGTGAGCTTCTTTTGGAGATTTTGGGTCCTGGTATTATTGGTGGCCTCTTTCTTCCTATTCTTGGTGCTCTCCCTGATGCTATGCTCATCCTTG TATCTGGCCTTTCTGGAAGTCCCGAAACTGCTCAAGACCAGGTTGCAGTTGGAATGGGATTGCTAGCTGGTTCAACAGTCATGCTTCTTACAGTTATATGGGGATCTTGTGTTTTGATTGGCAAGTGTGACATTGAAAATAAACGTGCAATCGATGGAAAAGACACAAAAGGATTTAGTTTATCAG GTTCTGGTGTTTCTACTGATATATGGACGAGTTATGCTGCAAGGATCATGGTTATTTCTGTAGTGCCCTTTCTTGTTGTCCAATTGCCACAAGCTCTCGACTCAAGTTCAGGAAGACACTTGGCAGTGCTGATTGGCCTCATACTCTCTGTTGTTATGTTGATTAGCTATTGTCTTTATCAG GTTTTCCAACCTTGGATTCAAGTGAGGAAGCTGGCCTATGTCAAGCATAAGCGTGTTATGACGGGATTTCTTAAGCATTTGAAAAAGCATGCTCTTGGGAGACTCTGTAAGCCTGATGGCAATCTTGACATGGATGTTGTAGACAA GGTGTTTAAACAAATCGATCGGGACGGTGATAATTATCTCTCAAAAGGAGAACTTGGAGCCTTTGTTGTTGGAATGCAATTTGAAGGGGTGAACCCGAGCAAGGACGAAGAAGATATTGCACAAAAACTTATGCAGGAATTCGATGTAGAGCGGCCGGATGATAGGATTGATCAAGAAGAGTTCACTAAGGGAATCTCAAAGTTGCTTAATGCTGTGAGAGGTGACAAGGTTTCCCACCATACTGCTGACACACTGAAATATTTAGATGACTTTGAGGAG GAAGCTGAAAAGGAGCATTTCCTGTTGGGTGATGAGGGTGATGAGGGTGGGGAAGAAGTTGAAAATCCTAAGGCAACCACCATCAAGGCAATATTGTTTCTTGTGCTTGGGACTATTATTGCCGGTGTCTTTGCAGATCCATTAGTAGATGCTGTGGACAATTTCTCTAACGCAACCAGTattccttccttcttcatctCATTTATTGCCCTACCCCTAGCAACTAACTCCAGTGAAGCTGTGTCAGCTATTATTTTTGCCtccaggaagaagaagagatcTGCATCACTAACGTTTTCTGAG TTATATGGAGCAGCGACCATGAACAACATACTCTGTCTGTCGGTGTTTTTGGCTTTAGTTTATGTAAGAGGATTGAGTTGGAACTTCTCCGCTGAAGTGCTTGTCATTTTCCTTGTTTGTGTCATTATGGGTGCTATTGCCAGCTTCCGCACTACATTCCCTATCTGGATATGTTTTGTGGCCTTCCTTCTCTACCCATTATCTCTGGTGCTTGTTTATGTCCTTGACTACATCTTTGGTTGGGCATAG
- the LOC130471793 gene encoding uncharacterized protein, which translates to MVEVLSYTKVVVGRSVGLCAEGNFISFGCGLGECWFSSLMRERTNVRKDVHTILIKGVLRMIQGSKRTMDFLELETQQLLHNFEEFEREFLAPYDSESVTKLNSGKNMSWIEEMEQEFVSNQLNVRKFQASGSNPSIWKQLEMLSNQIHETSDLNPPPLIQGLDVEFPNQANDSNDPLIFPVSLSSDLIMKPCNEENLNKNIDYIELSDTTTTTTTTTTTTTTTTTESSDFSLKNLNMDIESATQIHNIAYPPTPSLTLLEELGYELTKEMNYTNDPLIIGSSCSVPPDDLINLDEYHLPPLDPSFLACIDFEIPASLQMEMDKTSHINKATTDYGDEFAKKVDGNLRILQQTIKRTSQCSDIREKGICCGGKCWRYVESKLSSMQNIPRGRKRKGFELTPDQISLTKQRQKIRNRESAAAAYKKIKAHIEKLETQIMELKTENKLRRNLIKFMEGASQIPPEKRSFGIRTTSGSI; encoded by the exons ATGGTTGAGGTTCTCTCCTACACTAAAGTAGTTGTTGGAAGAAGTGTAGGTTTGTGTGCGGAGGGGAACTTCATCTCTTTTGGATGTGGGCTTGGAGAATGTTGGTTTAGTAGTCTGATGAGGGAAAGAACAAATGTTAGGAAAG ACGTACATACTATACTAATCAAGGGTGTTTTACGAATGATACAGGGGAGTAAGAGGACTATGGATTTTCTGGAACTTGAAACACAGCAGCTGTTACACAATTTTGAGGAGTTTGAAAGAGAGTTTTTAGCACCTTATGATTCAGAGTCAGTAACAAAGCTGAATTCAGGAAAAAATATGTCTTGGATAGAAGAAATGGAGCAGGAATTTGTTTCAAATCAGCTGAATGTCAGAAAGTTTCAGGCTTCAGGTTCCAACCCATCAATATGGAAGCAGCTTGAGATGTTGTCCAACCAAATTCATGAAACTTCAGACCTCAACCCACCACCACTGATACAAGGCTTGGATGTCGAGTTCCCTAATCAAGCCAACGATTCTAATGACCCATTAATCTTCCCAGTTTCCTTAAGCTCTGACCTTATAATGAAACCCTGTAATGAAGAGAACCTAAACAAGAACATCGATTATATTGAGCTGAGTGacactactactactactactactactactactactactactactactactactgaGTCCTCAGATTTCAgcctaaagaacctaaacatgGATATCGAATCAGCAACTCAAATTCACAACATTGCATATCCGCCCACACCATCATTAACACTACTGGAAGAGTTGGGTTATGAGCTAACTAAAGAAATGAACTACACTAATGATCCACTAATCATAGGATCCTCATGTTCAGTACCTCCTGATGACCTAATTAACTTGGATGAATATCATCTTCCACCATTGGATCCTTCATTCTTAGCATGTATTGATTTTGAGATACCAGCTAGTCTACAAATGGAAATGGACAAGACATCTCACATAAACAAAGCCACTACTGATTATGGAGATGAATTTGCTAAGAAAGTGGATGGAAATTTGAGGATTCTTCaacaaacaatcaagagaacaaGCCAGTGTAGCGACATAAGGGAGAAAGGGATATGTTGTGGAGGCAAATGCTGGAGGTATGTGGAGAGCAAGTTGAGTTCCATGCAAAATATCCCTAGAGGAAGGAAGAGAAAAGGCTTTGAGCTTACGCCTGATCAAATTAGCCTTACAAAACAGCGTCAAAAGATCAGAAACAGAgaatctgctgctgctgcttacAAAAAAATAAAG GCTCACATCGAAAAGCTAGAAACGCAAATTATGGAACTTAAGACAGAGAATAAGCTAAGAAGAAACTTGATAAAG TTTATGGAAGGTGCTTCTCAAATACCACCGGAGAAGCGATCTTTTGGTATTAGAACCACATCAGGATCTATATGA
- the LOC110794267 gene encoding protein SPEAR2, producing MIERGYGEEERLELRMIQEDQNQMCSTVCGDDGSVNRSSSSKKLKQKKVPQRGLGVAQLEKIRMEEQQKKDINNNFSSPSTDSPSRNGIPLSLPLPNLPIPNNQRPLKSCRPPSPPPMPINLSSQNPIFRTRSLPNTENFHLGSIPCLSPDSNWPPMWHTNLNEFTHDRNTQQHSSSLVNILSSSTVLNFPMEPPSNQSFYSPLWPDEDKMMVGTKRTCPFPLDNPPIPTFHSKFAHRSLSRSDESSSNGNGGTPYNLDTSIPIFRDIPSNPSAMPTTEQANNSRKISRSENGNSHTEQVVSLASPTTSFPNARFKQICKVSIEDQLIDSRQGGGTSQQLQPNLLSFFPATKLQATASASASASAPPGVNHSSCNSDVAGGSIDLNLKL from the exons ATGATCGAAAGAGGGTACGGAGAAGAAGAAAGGCTAGAATTAAGGATGATTCAAGAAGATCAAAATCAAATGTGTAGCACCGTTTGTGGTGATGATGGGAGTGTTAATAGATCTTCATCATCAAAAAAGTTGAAGCAAAAGAAAGTGCCACAAAGAGGGTTAGGAGTGGCTCAACTTGAGAAGATTAGGATGGAAGAACAACAAAAGAAAGATATCAACAACAATTTTTCATCTCCATCTACGGATTCGCCTTCTCGAAATGGTATTCCATTGTCATTGCCATTGCCTAATTTACCAATTCCTAATAACCAAAGGCCACTAAAATCTTGTCGTCCTCCATCTCCTCCTCCAATGCCGATTAATTTGTCATCTCAAAATCCGATTTTTAGGACTCGTTCGTTACCAAATACCGAGAATTTTCACTTAGGATCGATCCCTTGTTTGAGTCCTGACAGCAATTGGCCTCCAATGTGGCATACAAATCTTAATGAGTTTACTCATGATCGGAATACACAACAACATTCGAGTTCATtg GTGAATATTTTGTCATCATCAACTGTACTGAATTTTCCAATGGAGCCCCCTTCAAACCAAAGCTTTTACTCACCATTGTGGCCAGATGAGGATAAG ATGATGGTTGGTACAAAGAGGACATGTCCCTTCCCTTTAGACAACCCTCCGATACCCACATTTCACAGCAAATTCGCTCATCGTTCACTTAGCCGGTCAGATGAATCGTCATCCAATGGAAACGGAGGGACACCTTACAACTTAGACACCAGTATCCCGATTTTCAG AGACATCCCCTCAAACCCAAGTGCAATGCCGACTACTGAGCAAGCAAATAACTCGAGAAAGATCAGTAGATCAGAAAATGGCAACTCTCATACAGAACAAGTTGTTAGTTTGGCCTCACCAACAACATCTTTTCCTAATGCAAGATTTAAGCAAATTTGCAAA GTAAGTATTGAAGACCAACTTATTGACTCAAGACAAGGAGGTGGTACGAGCCAGCAGCTGCAGCCTAACCTGTTAAGCTTCTTCCCAGCCACAAAGCTGCAAGCAACGGCATCGGCATCGGCATCGGCATCGGCGCCACCGGGAGTTAACCATAGTAGTTGTAACAGTGATGTAGCAGGAGGAAGTATTGATCTAAACTTAAAGTTGTAA